One window of the Candidatus Jettenia sp. genome contains the following:
- a CDS encoding IS1634 family transposase translates to MHIVENTSKSGKKIYRSILLRESYREDGKVKKRTIANLSNCTAGEIEAIKLALRHKEDLSALGALSESVELQEGHSVGALWSVYQVAKELGIEKALGNSFEGKLALWQVLARVLNQGSRLSATRLAQVHAVGDVLDMGRGFDENDLYDNLAWVSENQERIERKLFELRRRDTRPKLFLYDVTSRYLEGDQNYFGQYGYNRDGKKGKKQIVIGLLCDESGEPVSTEVFTGNTQDQKTFESQVKKMAERFGCKEVTIVGDRGMIKTMHIERLPEGFHYITAITKPQIEALIKRGILQLELFEEKLCEVKDEGTRYILRRNPTRAKEMAETRRAKFQSIESYIERKNEYLREHQRASVSKALEATQERLRRLRLEGWVGIKEEGRMLKLESNEGALQEESCLDGCYVIKTDLKETEADKYLVHERYKDLSEVEKVFRDCKRVNLVYVRKEKSTQGHVFMVMLAHMILRRLRTAWAGFELTVQEGLQQLATICTMEVILKGQQARCQKIPQPREQSRNLLEALQIKLPAVLPRRNIRVVIRKKLTNRRINQQN, encoded by the coding sequence ATGCATATTGTCGAAAACACCTCAAAATCCGGCAAGAAAATTTATCGTTCTATCCTTTTGCGGGAATCATATCGGGAAGATGGGAAGGTCAAAAAGCGCACGATTGCAAACCTATCGAATTGTACTGCCGGGGAGATCGAAGCGATAAAACTTGCCCTTCGCCACAAAGAAGACCTCAGTGCATTGGGAGCATTATCAGAATCGGTAGAACTGCAAGAGGGACACTCTGTGGGGGCACTCTGGAGTGTGTACCAGGTGGCAAAGGAATTAGGAATAGAGAAGGCCCTGGGCAATAGCTTTGAAGGGAAGCTGGCATTATGGCAGGTACTAGCAAGGGTACTCAATCAGGGCTCAAGGTTATCGGCGACAAGACTGGCACAGGTGCATGCCGTAGGTGATGTATTGGATATGGGTCGTGGATTTGATGAGAATGATTTGTACGATAATCTGGCATGGGTATCCGAGAATCAGGAACGCATAGAGCGAAAGCTCTTTGAGCTGAGAAGAAGAGACACCAGGCCCAAGCTGTTTCTCTATGATGTGACGAGCAGGTATTTGGAGGGAGATCAGAACTATTTTGGTCAGTACGGGTATAATCGAGACGGCAAGAAGGGCAAGAAACAGATCGTCATAGGTCTGTTGTGTGATGAGTCCGGAGAGCCGGTATCAACAGAGGTTTTTACGGGCAATACCCAGGATCAGAAGACCTTTGAGTCTCAGGTAAAGAAAATGGCAGAGCGGTTTGGGTGCAAGGAGGTAACGATTGTAGGAGACCGGGGAATGATCAAGACGATGCACATCGAACGGTTACCGGAAGGATTTCATTACATAACGGCGATAACCAAGCCACAGATAGAAGCGTTGATAAAGAGAGGCATTCTGCAACTGGAGTTATTTGAAGAAAAGCTCTGCGAGGTAAAGGATGAAGGGACAAGATATATTCTCAGGCGCAATCCCACCAGAGCAAAAGAGATGGCAGAGACCCGCAGAGCAAAATTCCAGAGTATAGAGAGTTACATCGAGAGGAAGAATGAGTATCTCAGAGAGCATCAAAGGGCATCAGTATCAAAGGCACTGGAGGCAACACAGGAAAGACTCAGGAGGCTGAGGCTTGAGGGCTGGGTAGGGATAAAAGAAGAAGGCAGGATGTTGAAGCTAGAGAGCAATGAGGGAGCACTTCAGGAGGAATCGTGTCTTGATGGCTGTTATGTGATCAAGACAGACTTGAAGGAGACTGAGGCAGATAAGTATCTGGTACATGAGCGGTACAAGGACTTATCAGAAGTGGAGAAGGTGTTTCGGGACTGTAAGAGAGTGAATCTTGTGTATGTCAGAAAAGAGAAGAGTACGCAAGGCCATGTCTTTATGGTAATGCTTGCACACATGATCCTGCGGAGGCTCCGCACTGCATGGGCAGGGTTTGAACTGACCGTACAGGAAGGTCTCCAGCAGTTGGCAACCATTTGCACCATGGAAGTGATCCTGAAAGGCCAACAAGCACGTTGCCAGAAGATACCACAGCCACGAGAACAATCGAGGAACTTATTAGAGGCGTTGCAGATCAAGTTACCCGCGGTATTGCCAAGGCGAAACATTCGGGTAGTCATCAGAAAAAAACTTACCAATCGACGAATAAACCAGCAAAACTAA
- a CDS encoding DEAD/DEAH box helicase, whose amino-acid sequence MSQNLGPIVNRDGSIYAILREHEEWGIRTVDLVAPPSRLWADQPNAKAIVESGVDCNRVSSSPTPAALLRALPEGDNWTAQTKRSVARLFVHYLICEDPQRRMDARKVITLSHQVSLVQHILENSHLRRVLIADEVGLGKTVEVGLLVKQLMEAKPGLRVLYLAPARLVPNVAREFDRLELNFRLWRASESDARLSDSRIIASIHRAVHSNNYPKILATEPWDVIVVDECHHLSDWAAGGGDPVEKFRLVRELVARQKSDSRLILLSGTPHQGHIHRFDNLLGLLRRQNESSESVAGRVIYRTKEDVQDWNGKPLFPLRQVNEPLVIDLGTSYKQWMKNIHEFYRPAKHSCDGETPRQRAAGWRCAQALQWAASSPQAGLGYLVRQAVRAGWKLEDGHLREAILALRPYRNGPLAESAEELFSRIVKEVSRQVEYGDVEDIEEEDSAKTKISSSQHIQLDSLLREGVVLVQKSPDIKWEFLREKILDSSNGEKVVLFAQPIETVTALARYLEQRTGVKPAIIIGGQSDIERRKEEERFWQKNGPQFLVSSRAGGEGINLQVARRLVHIDVPWNPMELEQRVGRVHRFGSKKTILVDTLVVKDSRERDAYRIARERLRLIASSIVGPERFETIFSRVMCLVSPEELQEVLIGNAIAPLSDEEQQRVSAMVEGGFKAWNEFHEKYSKVQNEIRSQNPGLTDWNDIKRFLEVYIDAKQANGYSLSRFERRNGLIEAVDEAAEVVELPTGHRLILGDVEGALSEGPDGQMVERAGLNLPIIADVLRRCAFPKMTAGAAYLKATESDVIPLRLDKDPCGFLWFLRQVLQAEQQAGWNEQSSNLFCYRIFSNGLVAEVRGAEKATVMRCLNNATPRLRPDVAEEFINSIVHHEQALIQSLRRPSDEQILSGIRYAIIPLIAAVLTQ is encoded by the coding sequence ATGAGTCAGAATTTAGGACCAATCGTCAATCGTGACGGCTCAATCTACGCTATTTTGCGGGAACACGAAGAGTGGGGTATCCGCACGGTCGATTTGGTTGCTCCTCCGAGCCGCCTTTGGGCGGATCAACCGAATGCCAAAGCCATAGTTGAGTCGGGTGTAGACTGCAATCGTGTATCATCGAGTCCAACACCTGCGGCATTGCTTCGTGCACTTCCCGAAGGTGATAATTGGACAGCGCAAACCAAGCGGAGTGTTGCCCGATTGTTTGTTCATTATTTAATTTGTGAAGATCCACAGCGTCGCATGGACGCACGTAAAGTCATAACGCTTTCACACCAGGTGAGTCTTGTTCAACATATCTTGGAGAATTCTCATTTGCGGCGGGTTCTTATTGCTGATGAAGTAGGGCTAGGTAAGACAGTTGAAGTTGGTCTGCTTGTAAAGCAATTGATGGAAGCAAAGCCAGGACTTCGTGTTTTATATTTGGCTCCGGCCCGTCTGGTGCCTAACGTTGCCAGAGAGTTCGATCGCCTGGAATTAAATTTTCGTCTTTGGCGTGCGAGTGAGTCTGATGCGAGATTGTCCGATTCTCGAATCATCGCAAGCATTCATCGGGCGGTTCACAGCAACAACTACCCTAAAATTCTCGCAACTGAGCCTTGGGATGTTATTGTTGTTGACGAGTGCCACCACCTGTCTGATTGGGCTGCCGGAGGTGGTGATCCGGTCGAGAAATTTCGTTTAGTGCGAGAATTAGTTGCCAGACAAAAATCTGATTCACGGCTTATTTTGTTGAGTGGAACTCCACATCAGGGTCACATTCATCGATTTGATAATCTTCTCGGTTTATTACGGCGACAAAACGAGTCTTCGGAATCTGTTGCAGGGCGTGTCATCTATCGAACAAAGGAGGACGTTCAGGATTGGAATGGAAAACCTTTGTTTCCTTTAAGACAGGTCAATGAGCCGTTGGTCATTGATCTGGGAACATCTTACAAACAGTGGATGAAGAACATTCACGAGTTCTATCGCCCTGCCAAGCACAGTTGTGATGGAGAAACTCCACGCCAGCGAGCGGCGGGTTGGCGGTGTGCCCAGGCGCTTCAGTGGGCCGCTTCCAGTCCACAGGCTGGTCTTGGTTATTTGGTGCGTCAGGCGGTCCGCGCCGGATGGAAATTGGAAGATGGTCACTTAAGGGAGGCCATTCTGGCTTTGAGGCCGTATCGGAATGGTCCTCTTGCTGAATCCGCTGAAGAACTTTTCTCGAGAATTGTCAAGGAAGTCTCACGGCAGGTAGAGTATGGTGACGTTGAAGACATTGAGGAAGAGGATTCTGCCAAGACCAAAATATCTTCCAGTCAACACATCCAGTTGGATTCCTTGCTACGAGAAGGCGTGGTTTTAGTTCAGAAATCTCCCGATATAAAATGGGAATTTTTACGAGAAAAGATTCTCGATAGTTCAAACGGCGAGAAGGTAGTGCTATTTGCCCAACCAATCGAGACGGTTACTGCGTTAGCACGATATCTTGAGCAGCGAACGGGTGTTAAGCCAGCGATTATCATCGGTGGACAAAGCGATATTGAGCGGCGCAAAGAAGAAGAGAGATTTTGGCAAAAGAATGGTCCTCAATTCTTGGTATCTTCGCGAGCAGGTGGTGAAGGCATCAATTTACAGGTAGCACGACGGCTTGTTCATATAGACGTGCCTTGGAATCCGATGGAGCTTGAGCAAAGAGTTGGACGAGTTCACCGGTTCGGATCGAAGAAAACCATTTTGGTTGATACCCTTGTTGTAAAAGACAGTCGTGAGCGGGACGCTTATCGAATTGCGCGTGAGCGTTTACGTTTAATCGCCAGTTCGATTGTTGGTCCAGAACGCTTCGAGACAATTTTCTCACGCGTGATGTGTTTGGTATCGCCAGAGGAACTACAGGAAGTATTGATTGGTAATGCAATCGCTCCACTGAGTGATGAAGAACAGCAACGTGTTTCCGCCATGGTTGAGGGAGGATTTAAGGCATGGAACGAGTTTCATGAAAAATACTCTAAGGTTCAAAACGAAATCCGATCTCAGAATCCTGGCCTTACAGACTGGAACGACATAAAGCGATTTCTAGAGGTTTATATAGACGCAAAGCAGGCCAATGGTTACTCACTTTCTCGTTTTGAACGACGAAATGGTTTGATTGAAGCAGTCGACGAAGCCGCTGAAGTTGTAGAGCTACCTACAGGCCATCGATTGATATTAGGTGATGTGGAAGGGGCGCTTAGCGAAGGACCTGATGGACAAATGGTGGAGCGAGCAGGTCTCAATCTTCCAATAATAGCCGATGTTCTCCGTCGGTGTGCATTTCCGAAGATGACCGCGGGTGCTGCCTATCTCAAGGCAACCGAATCTGATGTGATTCCTCTCCGCCTTGATAAAGATCCATGCGGCTTCTTGTGGTTTTTACGGCAAGTTTTGCAAGCAGAACAACAAGCAGGATGGAATGAACAGAGTTCCAATTTGTTCTGTTATAGAATTTTCAGTAATGGTTTGGTTGCGGAAGTAAGAGGAGCAGAAAAAGCTACTGTGATGAGATGTTTGAACAATGCAACCCCCCGATTGCGTCCAGACGTTGCAGAAGAATTCATAAATAGTATAGTTCATCACGAGCAGGCATTGATTCAGAGCTTGCGGCGGCCGAGTGATGAGCAGATTCTATCTGGTATTCGGTATGCGATCATACCACTCATTGCGGCCGTGCTAACACAATGA